Proteins from a genomic interval of Rhizoctonia solani chromosome 12, complete sequence:
- a CDS encoding Retrotransposable element Tf2 protein, which translates to MDSNKKPLLFINLELHNFPTEHLRTLINSGATLNFISPSIVEKYKIPKTQLKNPRVVRMLDGTISQTGCIWHQVQLAVLANGHSHHIPFLVCPIGNTPAILGMTWLTLESPLIDWQQGHVTFPEQAQIASKEEADTNPLADLPEQYHKFAKVFGKEEFKVLPPHREYDISIDLVPDAKLSPGPIYGMTDAESKALKQHIKEELATGKICPSTSSAGAPVMFVKKADGSLRLVVDYRKLNNVTHKNVYPLPRQDDLMAKLQNAKLFTKLDLRWGYNNVRIKEGDEWKTAFRTKYGLFKYLVMPFGLTNAPAAFQHFMNNLFRDLIDVTVVIYLDNILIFSENPEDHPNHVREVLLRLMKNQLFCKLSKCHFHVTTVDYLGIVISTSGFSMDQKKIEAVTTWPTPKTVKQVQAFLGFTNYLRRFIPNFSSVARPLHNLTKKETPWSWGNLEEAAFQELKSLVTQSPVLIHSNPSLPYYLETDASGVAMGAILSQRAEDNRLHPVAYMSKSFSGAEANYDTHNKELLAIIKALEEWRIFLEATDKPIQVFTDHRNLEYWMQARTFNRRHARWRIFLSDFNFEIHYQPGKQLGKPDALSRRSDYIDSPQEPEIMLPSEVFANTSEAELEIVTEIQEKLKDDPSLEPIIQFLTEDADNAPPSI; encoded by the coding sequence AtggactcaaataaaaagcCTCTCTTATTTATCAATCTTGAACTGCACAATTTCCCGACGGAACACCTCAGAACCCTTATCaattcaggagccacattgaactttatctccccctcaattgtggaaaaatataaaatcccaaaaacccaactcaaaaatccacgagttgtgagaatgttagatggtactatatcccagactggttgcatttggcaccaggttcaactcgcggtcttggccaatggccattcacACCAcatccctttccttgtttgccccataggcaacaccccggctatcctaggcatgacatggctcactttGGAATCCCCTttgattgactggcaacagggacatGTTACGTTCCCTGAACAGGCCCAGATAGCATCCAAAGAAGAGGCAGACACCAACCCATTGGCGGACCTTCCAGAACAATACCAcaaatttgctaaagtctttggcaaagaagagttcaaggtccttcctccacatagggaataCGACATCTCTATTGACCTTGTCCCTGATGCCAAGCTCTCCCCTGGTCCAATTTATGGCATGACAGACGCCGAGTCCAAGGCCCTCAAGCAGCatatcaaggaagaactaGCCACGGGCAAAATTTGCCCCAGtacctcctcagcaggcgcccctgttatgtttgtaaaaaaagCGGATGGTTCCCTGAGATTGGTGGTTGACTACAGGAAGCTTAACAACGtcacccacaaaaacgtctacccactTCCCAGacaggatgacctcatggctaagCTGCAAAACGCCAAACTATTCACAAAGTTAGATCTCCGCTGGGGGTACAATAATGTGCGCATCAAAGAAggcgacgaatggaaaacggccttcagaaccaaatatggccttttCAAGTACTtagtcatgccttttggccttaccaatgcccctgcagcattccagcacttcatgaacaacctgttcagggatctAATTGATGTGACAGTAGTAATCTATTTGGACAATATCCTTATCTTCTCAGAGAACCCAGAAGATCACCCAAACCATGTCAGAGAAGTGCTATTGcgactaatgaagaaccagctgtTTTGCAAGTTGTCAAagtgccatttccacgtTACTACGGTCGACTACCTAGGCATTGTTATCTCCACCTCCGGattctcaatggaccagaagaaaataGAAGCCGTCACAACatggcccactcccaaaacggtcaaacaggtccaggccttcctaggatttaCCAACTACCTCCGCCgattcattcccaattttaGCTCCGTTGCACGCCCCCTGCATaatctcacaaaaaaggaaaccccttggtcatggggtaacctggAGGAAGCTGCCTTCCAGGAGCTAAAGTcccttgtcacccagtcaccCGTCctaatccattccaaccccagccttccctactacctagaaacggacgcatcaggggtagccatgggagctatCCTAAGCCAACGAGCAGAGGATAACCGCCTTCACccagttgcatatatgtccaagtccttttcCGGTGCTgaagccaactatgacacccacaataaggagcttctagcaatcatcaaagccctggaagaatggcgtattttcctggaagcaacagacaagccaatccaggtcttcacagaccacaggaacctggaatattggatgcaggctagGACTTTTAACCGGAGGCATGCCagatggcgcatcttcctgagtgacttcaactttgaaatccactaccAACCAGGTAAACAGTtggggaaaccagatgcattGTCCAGACGCTCAGACTATATTGATTCACCTCAGGAGCCAGAAATCATGTTACCatcagaggtctttgccaacacgtcagaagcGGAACTTGAGATTGTTACAGAAATCCAAGAGAAACTGAAGGATGATCCATCCctagaacccatcatccaattcctgacagaggatgcggacaatgcacctccaTCCATTTGA